In Pseudoduganella albidiflava, a single window of DNA contains:
- a CDS encoding SAM-dependent methyltransferase has translation MLIITIKQGKEKSLLAGDPFIYASAIEKVDGKPQERNKPGATAIVQSSARQFLARAAYNAKSQIAARVWTLREDEPVDHAMMKRRVQAAVARRAAAVRNADPQALVLLVDGDKDGLPGLVVQGYGGTAGYLVCQFNAGGVDLWKVAVVQALLSATGCPNVYERCDALLRKGEGLPVAPRALAGDEPPQRLTVRDGQRLVPMDIRTGFVYPR, from the coding sequence ATGCTCATCATCACCATCAAGCAGGGCAAGGAAAAAAGCCTCCTGGCGGGCGACCCGTTCATTTATGCCTCCGCCATCGAGAAGGTCGACGGCAAGCCGCAGGAACGGAACAAGCCGGGCGCCACGGCCATCGTGCAATCGTCGGCGCGCCAGTTCCTGGCCCGGGCAGCCTATAACGCCAAGTCGCAGATCGCCGCCCGCGTGTGGACCCTGCGCGAGGATGAACCGGTCGACCACGCGATGATGAAGCGGCGCGTGCAGGCCGCCGTGGCGCGCCGCGCCGCCGCCGTGCGCAATGCGGATCCCCAGGCGCTGGTGCTGCTGGTCGATGGCGACAAGGATGGCTTGCCGGGGCTCGTGGTGCAGGGTTATGGCGGCACTGCCGGATATCTGGTGTGCCAGTTCAACGCTGGTGGCGTCGACCTGTGGAAAGTGGCGGTTGTGCAGGCGCTGCTGAGCGCCACCGGCTGCCCGAATGTCTACGAGCGCTGCGACGCGCTGCTGCGCAAGGGCGAAGGCTTGCCTGTCGCGCCACGCGCGCTGGCCGGGGATGAGCCGCCGCAGCGCCTGACGGTGCGCGATGGCCAGCGGCTGGTGCCGATGGATATCCGGACGGGGTTCGTGTATCCCCGCTGA
- a CDS encoding peptidoglycan recognition protein family protein, whose product MADEIVWSGGKLIHARVTDKVNSKIEKGTLAGVNAIVVHQTGAATAQSSFSSYDAGLNGAHFLIDTDGAIYQTARIDQKCWHVGNIRSRCNEMKACDTDALKAVNALLFKKGESYSARIKSLSQHEAGKAYPVRYPINEDSLGIEIVGEFSAKSQTYATVSKDQNTSLSWLVGVLETKLVLDADDIYRHGSIAYKQASEGSTANWTNP is encoded by the coding sequence ATGGCGGACGAGATAGTCTGGTCGGGTGGAAAGCTGATTCACGCGAGGGTGACCGACAAGGTCAACAGCAAAATCGAGAAGGGAACTCTCGCTGGGGTCAACGCCATCGTTGTGCATCAGACGGGCGCTGCGACGGCGCAGTCATCGTTCAGCAGCTACGATGCGGGATTGAATGGCGCACATTTTTTGATCGATACCGATGGCGCGATCTATCAAACGGCAAGGATTGACCAGAAGTGCTGGCACGTCGGCAACATCCGCTCGCGGTGCAATGAAATGAAGGCCTGCGATACCGATGCGTTGAAAGCCGTGAATGCCCTCCTGTTCAAGAAAGGCGAATCCTACAGTGCACGAATCAAGAGCCTGAGCCAGCACGAAGCTGGCAAGGCTTACCCTGTCCGGTATCCGATCAACGAAGATTCACTCGGGATCGAGATTGTCGGCGAGTTCTCCGCCAAATCGCAGACCTACGCGACTGTCAGCAAGGACCAGAACACTTCCTTGTCGTGGCTCGTCGGCGTATTGGAAACAAAGCTTGTATTGGACGCAGACGATATTTATCGCCACGGCTCGATAGCTTACAAGCAAGCCAGCGAAGGCAGCACCGCAAACTGGACCAACCCATGA
- a CDS encoding NAD(P)/FAD-dependent oxidoreductase, giving the protein MMFDAIIVGGSFAGLSAALQLARARRSVLLVDAGQPRNRFAATAHGFLGHDGKPPQQIRAEAREQLARYPTVTFADGSATAATRAGAGFVVEIEGTGGQRQEHGRRLVLATGVRDELPDLPGLAERWGSTVIHCPYCHGYEVAGSTLGILGGDAMAAHKAALIADWGPAILFTQGGEEPAAEQAALLAARGVAIERVPVAALLGNAPDLDGVRLADGRVVTLGALFVSPGAKPASPLAGQLGCAFDEGPFGPYVRVDERKQTTVPGVFAAGDAATPMHSATLASAAGVLAGVHAHQSLVFG; this is encoded by the coding sequence ATCATGTTCGATGCGATCATCGTTGGCGGCAGCTTCGCCGGCCTGTCCGCCGCACTTCAACTGGCTCGGGCGCGCCGCAGCGTGCTGCTGGTCGACGCAGGCCAGCCGCGCAACCGGTTCGCCGCCACCGCGCACGGCTTCCTGGGCCATGACGGCAAACCGCCGCAACAGATCCGCGCCGAAGCGCGCGAGCAGCTCGCGCGCTATCCCACCGTGACGTTCGCGGACGGATCGGCCACGGCCGCCACCCGGGCCGGCGCCGGCTTTGTCGTCGAGATCGAGGGCACCGGCGGCCAGCGCCAGGAGCATGGCCGCCGCCTCGTGCTGGCGACCGGCGTGCGCGATGAACTGCCCGACTTGCCCGGCCTGGCCGAGCGCTGGGGCAGTACCGTCATCCACTGCCCGTACTGCCACGGCTACGAGGTTGCCGGCAGCACGCTGGGCATCCTGGGCGGCGACGCGATGGCCGCGCACAAGGCCGCGCTGATTGCCGACTGGGGACCGGCGATCCTGTTCACACAGGGCGGCGAGGAGCCGGCAGCGGAGCAGGCCGCGCTGCTGGCGGCACGGGGTGTGGCGATCGAGCGCGTGCCGGTGGCCGCGCTGCTGGGGAACGCGCCGGACCTCGACGGCGTGCGTCTCGCCGATGGCCGCGTCGTCACGCTGGGCGCGCTGTTCGTGTCGCCAGGGGCGAAGCCGGCCAGCCCGCTGGCCGGGCAACTGGGCTGCGCATTCGACGAGGGCCCGTTCGGACCGTACGTGCGCGTCGATGAGCGCAAGCAGACCACCGTGCCCGGCGTGTTCGCGGCCGGTGACGCGGCGACGCCGATGCACAGCGCGACCCTGGCATCGGCCGCCGGCGTGCTGGCCGGCGTGCATGCGCACCAGTCGCTGGTGTTCGGCTAG
- a CDS encoding PQQ-dependent sugar dehydrogenase produces the protein MGILGAAPAYAGESATLISADSQRCLDIARGSQEPRTPAIIFDCHGGANQQWEFTAAGELRTFDGARCLDIRGASTQPQAVVQSYPCHGGANQKWTLRPDRTIINPASGLCLTVKGGETANATGIDTWRCEATAHQQWIVGDTEPPPDDTEAPTPPSGLAISALTCRSATLKWEASTDNVGVAYYDIYRDGQALGTVNASTLTAQLALTAGASWGIYVNARDAAGNVSQASTSLQVQVPQCQADTQPPSVPTGLRGTVAGTTVTLNWTASTDNVAVTAYDIYRNSIAVGASGTLGYTDTGLSANTTYQYAVAARDAQGNVSPRSAAVSLTSGNACTDVICSTARVAQDTDIPWGLVALPNGTVLYSRRDAKDIIALNPATGAKKNLGVIPNVQGTDGEGGLLGLAIAPGFPASNPWLYIYHTSPTDNRIVRVRYVNGTLDMASLEVLLKGIGRNKYHNGGRLRFGPDGKLYATTGDAQNGAYAQDVNHLSGKVLRLNANGTPPPDNPFGNYVWSYGHRNPQGLAFDSLGRLWEQEFGDSQDETNLIVKGGNYGWPNCEGVISRSGTGCATTGYIAPKYTYRNTEASCSGIAVVRNSLYVACLLGKRLYRSEISGDRLVNVRQFFVGTYDRLRTVEPTIDGNLWMTNSDAAGDKDSIPNNTDTAIYKVTLKP, from the coding sequence ATGGGAATACTGGGCGCCGCGCCAGCGTACGCGGGCGAATCGGCGACGCTGATCAGCGCCGACTCGCAGCGCTGCCTGGACATCGCCCGGGGCAGCCAGGAGCCGCGTACGCCAGCCATCATCTTCGACTGCCACGGCGGCGCCAACCAGCAATGGGAATTCACCGCGGCAGGTGAACTGCGCACGTTCGACGGCGCCCGCTGCCTGGATATCCGCGGTGCCAGCACCCAGCCCCAGGCGGTCGTTCAATCGTATCCATGCCATGGCGGCGCCAACCAGAAATGGACGCTGCGGCCGGACCGGACCATCATCAATCCGGCATCGGGGCTGTGCCTGACCGTGAAAGGCGGCGAGACCGCCAATGCCACCGGCATCGACACATGGCGCTGCGAAGCCACCGCCCACCAGCAATGGATCGTCGGCGACACGGAGCCGCCACCGGATGACACGGAAGCGCCGACGCCGCCTTCCGGCCTGGCCATCAGCGCCCTCACCTGCCGCTCGGCCACGCTGAAGTGGGAAGCCTCCACCGACAATGTCGGCGTGGCCTACTACGACATCTACCGGGACGGGCAAGCCCTCGGCACGGTCAACGCCAGCACGCTCACCGCCCAGCTGGCACTGACAGCGGGGGCCAGCTGGGGCATCTACGTCAACGCCCGCGATGCGGCGGGCAACGTTTCGCAGGCCAGTACCTCGCTCCAGGTACAAGTGCCGCAGTGCCAGGCGGATACCCAGCCTCCCTCCGTTCCCACGGGCTTGCGGGGCACGGTCGCCGGGACCACGGTGACCCTGAACTGGACCGCTTCCACCGACAACGTGGCCGTGACGGCCTATGACATCTACCGCAACAGCATCGCGGTCGGCGCGTCCGGCACGCTCGGGTACACGGACACGGGGCTGTCCGCCAACACGACGTACCAGTACGCGGTCGCCGCGCGGGATGCGCAGGGCAATGTCTCGCCGCGCAGCGCCGCCGTGTCCCTCACCTCGGGCAATGCCTGCACCGACGTGATCTGCTCGACGGCCAGGGTGGCCCAGGACACGGATATTCCCTGGGGCCTGGTGGCCCTCCCGAACGGCACGGTGCTGTACAGCCGCCGCGACGCGAAGGACATCATCGCGCTCAATCCCGCCACCGGCGCCAAGAAGAACCTCGGGGTCATCCCGAACGTGCAGGGTACCGATGGCGAAGGCGGCTTGCTGGGACTGGCCATCGCGCCGGGATTCCCGGCCAGCAATCCGTGGCTGTACATCTACCACACCAGCCCGACGGACAACCGCATCGTCCGCGTCCGGTACGTGAACGGTACGCTGGACATGGCATCGCTCGAGGTACTGCTGAAAGGGATCGGCCGTAACAAGTACCACAACGGCGGGCGCCTGCGCTTCGGCCCGGACGGCAAACTGTACGCCACCACCGGCGATGCCCAGAACGGCGCGTATGCGCAGGACGTCAACCACCTGTCGGGCAAGGTCCTGCGGCTCAATGCCAACGGCACGCCGCCGCCCGATAATCCGTTCGGCAACTATGTGTGGAGCTATGGCCACCGCAATCCCCAGGGACTCGCCTTCGACTCGCTGGGCCGTTTGTGGGAACAGGAGTTCGGCGATTCCCAGGATGAGACCAACCTGATCGTCAAAGGCGGAAACTATGGATGGCCCAACTGCGAAGGCGTCATCTCCCGCTCGGGCACGGGCTGCGCGACGACCGGCTATATCGCTCCCAAGTACACGTATCGCAACACCGAAGCGTCGTGCAGCGGCATCGCGGTCGTCCGCAATTCGCTGTACGTGGCCTGCCTGCTGGGCAAGCGCCTGTATCGCAGCGAGATCAGCGGCGACAGGCTGGTCAATGTCCGGCAGTTCTTCGTCGGTACCTATGACCGGTTGCGCACCGTGGAACCGACGATCGACGGGAACCTGTGGATGACGAACAGCGATGCCGCGGGCGACAAGGACAGTATCCCCAACAATACCGATACCGCGATCTACAAGGTCACGCTGAAGCCGTGA
- a CDS encoding LytR/AlgR family response regulator transcription factor, producing MNHPTALIADDEPLLRDALARQLAQAWPELRVVAQARNGREAIEQFEAMAPDICFLDVHMPGISGVEAASRIGRRAHLVFVTAHDQYAVQAFAQGALDYLVKPVEMARLADTVSRLQERRAAALPVTQTDALLRQLAAQLGRAAPPRPLSWIYAQVGQALRLIPADQIDYLRSDTKYTAVAWRDNGQPAEALVRTPLKELLAQLDGDHFVQVHRAVAVNLRAVSHITRGSETATIHLKHRAESLPVSRTFVHQFRQM from the coding sequence ATGAACCATCCCACCGCCCTGATCGCCGACGATGAGCCGCTGCTGCGCGATGCGCTGGCGCGGCAGCTGGCCCAGGCCTGGCCCGAGCTGCGCGTGGTGGCACAGGCCCGCAACGGCCGCGAGGCCATCGAACAGTTCGAGGCGATGGCGCCGGACATCTGCTTTCTCGACGTGCACATGCCGGGCATCTCGGGTGTCGAGGCGGCCAGCCGCATCGGCCGGCGCGCGCATCTCGTCTTCGTGACGGCGCATGACCAGTATGCTGTGCAGGCCTTCGCGCAGGGCGCGCTCGATTACCTGGTCAAGCCGGTCGAGATGGCGCGCCTGGCCGACACGGTGTCCCGCCTGCAGGAGCGCCGCGCGGCCGCGCTGCCCGTCACGCAAACGGACGCGCTCCTGCGGCAACTGGCCGCGCAACTGGGCCGCGCCGCGCCGCCACGGCCGCTGAGCTGGATCTACGCCCAGGTGGGCCAGGCCCTGCGCCTGATCCCGGCCGACCAGATCGACTACCTGCGCTCGGACACCAAGTACACGGCGGTGGCCTGGCGCGACAACGGCCAGCCGGCCGAGGCGCTGGTGCGTACGCCGCTGAAGGAACTGCTGGCGCAGCTCGATGGCGACCACTTCGTGCAGGTGCACCGCGCCGTCGCCGTCAACCTGCGCGCCGTCAGCCACATCACGCGCGGCAGCGAGACCGCCACCATCCACCTGAAGCATCGCGCCGAGTCGCTGCCGGTCAGCCGTACTTTCGTGCACCAGTTCCGGCAGATGTGA
- a CDS encoding sensor histidine kinase yields MPAAVTSITRFDAAVLLRRIAVAAVVAMAACGPLGLLFDVPLPALWLRAATVGLAGVLAFSILERWPRRLPKRVARWALQVGGVALAVPFTTLSIYLFSTEVGAPPFWAVPERLSGVALLTMAGLLLGPWTAVAALVRQKDALARHQALAFDLERSELARQALDARLKLMQAQVAPHFLFNTLANVQALVDVGSPQAPAVLRSLTAYLRAAVPQLHDGGDTLGQEVRLVEAYLALMHMRMPDRLRYSLHVDASLESILCPAMTLLTLVENAVRHGIDPAEEGGSIDIGIERRGTRCLIRVADSGVGFSQSGLPGTGLATLRERLALTFGGDAQLRLMARQPQGVCAEVEFPALESMP; encoded by the coding sequence TTGCCGGCTGCCGTCACCTCCATCACGCGATTCGACGCCGCGGTGCTGCTGCGGCGCATCGCTGTCGCGGCCGTGGTGGCCATGGCGGCATGCGGGCCACTTGGCCTTCTGTTCGACGTGCCGTTGCCCGCGCTGTGGCTGCGTGCCGCCACGGTCGGGCTGGCAGGGGTGCTGGCGTTTTCCATCCTGGAGCGCTGGCCGCGGCGGTTGCCGAAGCGCGTGGCCCGCTGGGCGTTGCAGGTCGGCGGCGTGGCGCTGGCCGTGCCGTTCACCACGCTGTCGATCTATCTCTTCTCGACCGAGGTCGGCGCGCCGCCATTCTGGGCGGTTCCGGAGCGGCTCTCCGGCGTGGCGCTGCTCACCATGGCGGGCTTGCTGCTGGGGCCATGGACGGCGGTGGCCGCGCTGGTGCGCCAGAAGGATGCGCTGGCGCGCCACCAGGCGCTGGCCTTCGACCTGGAACGCAGCGAACTGGCGCGCCAGGCCCTCGATGCGCGCCTGAAGCTGATGCAGGCGCAGGTCGCGCCGCACTTCCTGTTCAACACCCTGGCCAATGTGCAGGCGCTGGTCGACGTGGGCTCGCCCCAGGCACCGGCGGTCCTGCGCAGCCTCACGGCCTACCTGCGCGCAGCCGTACCGCAACTGCATGACGGCGGCGACACGCTCGGGCAGGAAGTGCGCCTGGTGGAAGCCTACCTGGCACTGATGCACATGCGCATGCCGGACCGGCTGCGCTATTCGCTGCATGTCGACGCATCGCTCGAATCCATTCTCTGCCCGGCGATGACCTTGCTGACGCTGGTCGAGAATGCCGTCCGTCACGGCATCGATCCGGCCGAGGAGGGCGGCAGCATCGATATCGGCATCGAGCGCCGCGGCACGCGCTGCCTGATCCGCGTTGCCGATAGCGGCGTCGGCTTCAGCCAATCGGGCCTGCCTGGCACCGGCCTCGCCACGCTGCGCGAACGCCTCGCCCTGACGTTCGGCGGCGACGCGCAGTTGCGCCTGATGGCGCGCCAGCCCCAGGGCGTGTGCGCCGAGGTGGAATTCCCCGCACTGGAAAGCATGCCATGA
- a CDS encoding DUF4386 domain-containing protein gives MVTENKLGRLVGLMMLLSMATGIVGFFVVLPPAFDDPGYLVNAAAHAGNVRAGAMLVLVPAALMLCMVLAGWPVWRRDGERLPLALLALAATGLAVTVIEQGLLLAMLSLSQAHAAASAPQQALFDAARVFAGSARYWIHYLALFLSGVASLTLYALLFRSRLLPRALPAFGMAAVALHLVAILLHVAGQPFNFTLVVPAGASQLATGCLLLTLGFRARQGGAQRTVAQA, from the coding sequence ATGGTCACCGAAAACAAACTGGGCCGCCTGGTCGGCCTCATGATGCTGCTGTCCATGGCCACCGGCATAGTTGGCTTCTTCGTCGTGCTGCCACCGGCCTTCGACGACCCGGGCTATCTGGTGAACGCAGCCGCCCATGCCGGCAACGTCAGGGCGGGCGCTATGCTGGTGCTGGTGCCGGCGGCCCTGATGCTGTGCATGGTGCTCGCGGGCTGGCCGGTGTGGCGCCGCGACGGCGAACGCCTGCCGCTGGCCCTGCTGGCCCTGGCGGCGACGGGACTGGCGGTAACGGTCATCGAGCAGGGCCTGCTGCTGGCAATGTTATCCTTGAGCCAGGCCCACGCAGCGGCCAGCGCGCCACAGCAGGCCTTGTTCGATGCCGCCCGGGTGTTCGCCGGCAGCGCGCGCTACTGGATTCATTATCTTGCCCTGTTTCTCAGCGGAGTCGCCAGCTTGACCCTGTATGCCCTGTTGTTCCGTTCTCGCCTGCTGCCCCGTGCATTGCCCGCCTTCGGCATGGCGGCGGTAGCGCTGCATCTGGTGGCGATCCTGCTCCACGTAGCGGGACAGCCATTCAACTTCACCCTCGTGGTGCCGGCCGGTGCGAGCCAGCTTGCCACCGGCTGCCTGCTGCTGACGCTGGGCTTCCGCGCGCGGCAAGGTGGCGCACAGCGCACCGTGGCACAGGCCTGA
- a CDS encoding DUF4214 domain-containing protein: MPTYKTLDFLPDLSFPEMKSAIRLELSKAEDNSVGWDNSASYYTSEKYAILNSTFSFTAREGATYDIFSYSYFDPFLIQVYDSAGNVVAVNGPDITYGIDMVFDFVAPYSGTYYFSAGWDQGSYYRAVSVGVYENVDSIVAISPGTPPVTPTVPVPPTANVLKGGSGNDTFLATALEDRVSGGDGIDTIRYLKPGSDYRIMKNGAEVIVAPKMGTLSADTLESVENIEFSDTTVNLEYSNVTQALYIGYFGRAADPGALASFQLQLSALEAPTNVIDFAARYNSDPSVKALVDSFGTSLESKELYSGDTTSFVNAIYTNILDRAPDADGLAFWTGAIDSGALSRANASISIMSGALANDTAQGRLDATLIDKKIDVATNFSLSLDTPAKAGSYAGTAAATLVRDLLEGVESTTNVLAYQDEVGEAVASLVSVRPVAAADVRPDAGAAAVIGMSETGAQDQYWL, translated from the coding sequence ATGCCGACATACAAAACCTTAGACTTTTTACCAGACTTGAGTTTCCCGGAAATGAAGTCAGCCATCCGGCTGGAACTTTCTAAAGCTGAAGATAATAGTGTTGGATGGGACAATAGTGCGAGCTATTACACTTCCGAGAAATATGCCATTCTCAATTCGACATTCTCATTTACCGCCAGGGAAGGTGCTACTTACGACATTTTCAGCTATAGCTATTTCGATCCATTCCTGATTCAAGTCTACGACTCCGCAGGCAATGTCGTTGCTGTCAATGGACCCGATATCACGTACGGCATCGACATGGTATTCGACTTTGTCGCTCCCTACTCCGGAACCTACTATTTTTCTGCCGGGTGGGACCAAGGCTCGTATTATCGCGCCGTGTCGGTCGGGGTCTATGAAAATGTGGACTCCATCGTCGCGATTTCACCGGGCACGCCGCCGGTGACGCCAACCGTGCCGGTTCCACCGACCGCGAACGTTCTCAAAGGCGGGAGCGGCAACGACACATTCCTGGCGACCGCTCTGGAAGATCGTGTCAGCGGCGGAGACGGTATCGACACCATTCGCTACCTCAAGCCAGGCAGCGATTATCGGATAATGAAGAATGGCGCGGAAGTCATCGTTGCGCCAAAGATGGGCACACTATCTGCCGACACGCTGGAGTCCGTGGAGAATATTGAATTTTCCGATACGACTGTCAATCTGGAATACAGTAACGTCACGCAAGCCCTGTACATCGGCTATTTCGGCCGGGCGGCCGATCCTGGTGCGCTGGCCAGCTTCCAGCTGCAGTTGTCCGCGCTGGAGGCGCCCACCAACGTGATCGATTTCGCCGCCCGATACAACTCGGACCCATCCGTGAAAGCACTGGTTGATTCGTTCGGTACCAGCCTTGAATCCAAAGAGCTTTACTCCGGTGACACGACGAGCTTCGTTAACGCGATCTACACGAACATCCTCGATCGGGCTCCCGATGCCGATGGATTGGCATTCTGGACGGGCGCAATCGATTCGGGCGCATTGAGCCGGGCCAACGCTTCGATATCGATCATGTCCGGCGCGCTGGCGAACGACACCGCGCAAGGAAGGCTCGATGCGACCCTGATCGACAAGAAGATCGACGTGGCCACGAACTTCTCTCTCAGCCTGGATACGCCGGCAAAGGCCGGCAGTTATGCGGGCACCGCGGCCGCCACGCTGGTACGTGATCTGCTGGAGGGCGTCGAGAGTACAACCAACGTCCTTGCTTACCAGGACGAAGTTGGTGAAGCGGTTGCCTCCCTGGTGAGTGTACGACCCGTGGCGGCCGCCGACGTTCGACCAGATGCTGGCGCAGCGGCGGTCATCGGGATGTCCGAGACAGGCGCGCAAGACCAGTATTGGTTGTAA
- a CDS encoding response regulator transcription factor has protein sequence MKDFPLTLYVVDDDEALRRSLLLLLFSQGLAVQAFDSGEAFLEAVDMRQPGCVLLDLRMGGMSGLTVFERLLAEHSPLVTLFLSAHGDIATALEAVRRGAYDWVEKPDTRQLLDKLPSAIALARSRAQALWQWAQLTPREREVARLVGVGQQNKEIARTLVPPCGPRSVETHRANIFSKLQCANDNELGRWLSAHPWLD, from the coding sequence ATGAAAGATTTTCCCCTGACCTTATATGTCGTCGACGACGACGAGGCGCTGCGCCGTTCGCTGCTGCTCCTGCTGTTTTCACAGGGCCTGGCAGTCCAGGCGTTCGACTCCGGCGAAGCCTTCCTCGAGGCGGTCGACATGCGCCAGCCGGGGTGCGTGCTCCTCGATTTGCGGATGGGCGGGATGAGCGGCCTGACCGTCTTCGAGCGGCTGCTCGCTGAACACAGTCCGCTCGTCACGCTGTTCCTGTCGGCCCATGGCGATATCGCGACCGCCCTCGAAGCGGTACGGCGCGGCGCCTACGACTGGGTGGAGAAGCCGGATACCCGGCAACTGCTCGACAAGCTTCCCTCCGCCATCGCGCTGGCCCGCTCACGCGCGCAGGCGCTGTGGCAATGGGCGCAGCTGACGCCGCGCGAGCGCGAGGTCGCCCGCCTCGTCGGCGTCGGCCAGCAAAACAAGGAGATTGCCCGCACGCTGGTGCCGCCATGCGGGCCACGGTCGGTGGAAACGCACCGCGCCAACATCTTCAGCAAGCTGCAATGCGCCAACGATAACGAGCTGGGGCGCTGGCTGTCGGCGCATCCGTGGCTGGATTGA